One window of Perca fluviatilis chromosome 12, GENO_Pfluv_1.0, whole genome shotgun sequence genomic DNA carries:
- the sp5a gene encoding transcription factor Sp5a, producing MAAVAVLRNETLQAFLQDRTPNSSPENCKHSPLALLAATCNRIGHHHGSNHTDFLQVPYDPTLGSPSRLFHPWTNEGTPQSSLASNSTFGLSSKPQLSAHIQSSFSSHHELPLTPPADPSYPYDFSPVKMLPCSMQSLQSSCPPTYVPAVSYAAPTPIPPAMPSFVTGPSGLVHQQQRQLSPNPGEDIPWWSLQQGNHVSHSASLGPHRFQLQRGLVLGHTDFAQYQTQIAALLHTKSPLATARRCRRCRCPNCQSSTSSDEPGKKKQHICHIPGCGKVYGKTSHLKAHLRWHSGERPFVCNWLFCGKSFTRSDELQRHLRTHTGEKRFVCPDCCKRFMRSDHLAKHVKTHQNKKSKCHDKTLDHVKREDTRNML from the exons ATGGCAGCAGTGGCTGTACTGCGGAATGAAACACTCCAAGCTTTTCTTCAG GATCGCACTCCAAACTCTTCTCCAGAGAACTGTAAGCACTCTCCGCTGGCTCTGCTGGCTGCCACTTGTAACCGGATCGGGCATCACCACGGATCAAACCACACAGATTTCCTCCAGGTCCCTTACGACCCAACTCTGGGCTCCCCTTCGCGTTTATTTCACCCGTGGACTAACGAGGGAACCCCTCAGAGCAGCCTGGCCAGCAACTCTACTTTCGGACTATCCTCCAAACCCCAGCTGTCTGCGCACATCCAGAGCTCCTTCAGCTCGCACCACGAACTGCCCCTCACTCCTCCGGCGGACCCCTCGTACCCCTATGACTTCTCCCCTGTGAAGATGTTACCTTGCTCCATGCAGTCTCTGCAGTCTTCCTGCCCTCCCACCTACGTTCCCGCCGTCAGTTACGCAGCCCCGACTCCCATTCCGCCTGCAATGCCAAGTTTTGTCACGGGACCCTCCGGCCTTGTGCATCAGCAGCAGAGACAGTTATCCCCAAACCCTGGAGAGGATATTCCGTGGTGGAGCCTCCAGCAGGGGAACCATGTCAGTCACTCAGCCTCCCTTGGTCCCCATCGCTTCCAGCTGCAGAGGGGCTTGGTTCTGGGACATACAGACTTTGCGCAATATCAGACGCAAATCGCGGCTCTGCTACACACAAAGTCCCCTCTCGCAACTGCGCGGCGGTGCAGAAGGTGCAGGTGTCCCAACTGCCAGTCCTCCACGTCCAGCGACGAGCCTGGGAAGAAGAAACAACACATTTGTCACATACCGGGATGCGGGAAAGTTTACGGGAAAACTTCTCACCTCAAGGCGCACCTGAGGTGGCACTCTGGAGAGCGGCCGTTTGTGTGCAACTGGCTGTTCTGTGGCAAGAGTTTCACCAGGTCGGATGAGCTGCAGAGACACCTGAGGACTCACACGGGGGAAAAGCGCTTTGTTTGCCCGGACTGCTGCAAGAGGTTCATGAGGAGTGACCACTTGGCAAAACATGTCAAAACTCACCAGAACAAAAAAAGCAAGTGCCATGACAAGACACTTGACCATGTCAAAAGGGAGGACACGAGGAATATGTTGTAA